In Arachis hypogaea cultivar Tifrunner chromosome 17, arahy.Tifrunner.gnm2.J5K5, whole genome shotgun sequence, a single window of DNA contains:
- the LOC112764401 gene encoding abscisic acid receptor PYL8 has translation MMMKKGNGDGAFSNMEMEYLRRHHTQEPRQNQCSSALVKHIKAPLPLVWSLVRRFDEPQKYKPFVSRCVVRGNLEIGSLREVDVKSGLPATTSTERLEILDDNQHILSVRIIGGDHRLRNYSSIMSLHPEIIDGRPGTLVIESFVVDVPEGNTEDETCYFIEALIKCNLKSLADVSEGLAVQDRTEPIDRMQDLLISG, from the exons atgatgatgaagaaggggAACGGCGATGGAGCTTTCAGTAACATGGAGATGGAGTATTTAAGGAGACACCACACGCAAGAGCCTCGCCAGAATCAGTGTTCTTCTGCGCTTGTTAAGCACATCAAGGCACCTCTTCCTTTG GTGTGGTCATTGGTGAGGAGGTTTGATGAGCCACAGAAGTACAAGCCATTTGTGAGTAGGTGTGTGGTGAGGGGGAACCTTGAGATTGGGAGTCTAAGAGAAGTTGATGTTAAGTCAGGGCTACCTGCCACTACCAGCACTGAGAGATTGGAGATCCTTGATGACAATCAGCATATTCTTAGTGTAAGGATCATTGGTGGTGATCACAGACTCAGG AACTATTCATCTATCATGTCCCTCCACCCGGAAATCATTGATGGAAGGCCAGGTACCCTGGTAATTGAATCTTTTGTGGTGGATGTGCCTGAGGGGAACACAGAGGACGAGACCTGCTACTTTATCGAAGCTTTGATCAAGTGCAACCTCAAGTCACTCGCTGATGTCTCGGAAGGGCTTGCCGTGCAGGATCGCACCGAGCCAATCGACCGGATGCAAGATTTGTTGATAAGTGGCTGA